A section of the Enterobacter ludwigii genome encodes:
- a CDS encoding MobC family plasmid mobilization relaxosome protein, whose amino-acid sequence MLTMWVTEDEHRRLLERCDGRQLAAWMRQTCLDEKSARTGKLPSISPALLRQLAGMGNNLNQIARRVNAGGGTGHDRVQIVAALMAIDAGLERLRHAVLEKGTDDDR is encoded by the coding sequence ATGCTCACCATGTGGGTGACGGAGGACGAGCACCGGCGGCTGCTTGAGCGCTGTGACGGCAGGCAGCTGGCGGCGTGGATGCGGCAGACCTGCCTGGACGAAAAGTCTGCGCGCACCGGAAAGCTCCCCTCAATCTCGCCGGCGCTGCTGCGCCAGCTTGCCGGCATGGGGAATAACCTGAACCAGATAGCCCGCCGTGTTAACGCCGGCGGCGGCACCGGCCATGACAGGGTGCAGATTGTGGCGGCGCTGATGGCCATCGATGCCGGGCTTGAGCGGCTGCGGCACGCCGTTCTTGAGAAAGGAACGGACGATGATCGTTAA